The following coding sequences are from one Chitinispirillales bacterium ANBcel5 window:
- a CDS encoding pyruvate carboxylase subunit B, with amino-acid sequence MAKIQKKNSEDQLHKIPLRITDTTLRDAHQSLWATRMRTDDILHIVDIIDNVGYYSLEMWGGATFDVCLRFLRENPWERLRMVKAKAKNTPLQMLLRGQNLVGYRNYADDVVDRFIALACENGIDIFRVFDALNDTRNLEAAIKAVKKYGGHAQGTLCYTISPLHTVEKYVQYAKEQVALGIDSLCIKDMAGILSPIAAEKLVSALIKEVDIPIQLHCHASSGMATATYVEGVRAGAGAIDCAISSMAGYSSQPPVETMEAIFSETNYSANLDLKAMEKVAKYFMDLAPKRRQCNEPLNIIDPDILIHQIPGGMISNFRSQLQMQKTLDKLPEVLNEVTEVRKDLGYPPLVTPTSQIVGTQAVMNVIAGERYKIVPKEVRDYVKGLYGKSPAPIKKDIIKKILGDEKPITSRPADALKPMLPSATDGVEASFFENEEDILSYVLLPEPASEYFKYRALAPDERPETPAELEMKKASQKQEIEDRCIEREEKTTAQKPSQSPQLLNDTEGSSDIESVAAEVNSKIEGLKIEEIVFRKGEVSLSVRPAGAVSSIQPSGAPAQEPTAVSEPKTAQPKAQEESKQEEKTPQAKDEPYSNTINAPLVGTFYRAPGPGKPSFVKEGDVVEKGAKVCIVEAMKLFNEIYAPVKCKIVKVLVDDGQNIDKDQPMIGIEEIK; translated from the coding sequence ATGGCTAAAATTCAGAAAAAAAACAGCGAAGATCAGCTCCATAAGATACCACTGCGTATTACTGATACTACTCTAAGAGATGCACATCAGTCGCTCTGGGCAACTCGGATGAGAACTGATGATATACTGCATATTGTTGATATAATCGATAATGTGGGCTATTACTCCCTTGAGATGTGGGGCGGAGCCACCTTTGATGTCTGTTTGCGTTTTCTGAGGGAAAACCCCTGGGAACGGCTTCGCATGGTTAAGGCCAAAGCTAAAAACACACCACTGCAGATGCTCTTACGGGGGCAAAACCTGGTGGGGTACCGAAACTATGCTGATGATGTTGTGGACCGGTTCATTGCACTTGCCTGTGAGAACGGTATCGACATTTTCCGGGTTTTTGATGCGCTTAACGATACCAGAAATCTGGAAGCTGCAATAAAAGCGGTAAAAAAGTATGGAGGCCATGCTCAGGGTACACTCTGCTACACAATTTCTCCCCTGCACACAGTAGAAAAATATGTTCAGTATGCAAAAGAACAGGTAGCGTTGGGGATAGATTCACTTTGTATAAAGGATATGGCAGGTATTCTTTCTCCAATCGCAGCTGAAAAGCTGGTAAGTGCTCTTATAAAAGAGGTTGATATCCCCATTCAGCTTCACTGCCACGCTTCAAGCGGAATGGCGACTGCAACCTATGTTGAAGGGGTGAGAGCCGGGGCCGGGGCTATTGACTGTGCCATCTCTTCTATGGCCGGGTACTCCTCACAGCCTCCGGTGGAAACTATGGAAGCTATCTTCTCAGAAACCAACTATTCTGCAAATTTGGATCTGAAGGCTATGGAAAAGGTAGCAAAGTATTTTATGGACCTTGCTCCCAAAAGACGACAGTGCAACGAACCATTGAATATCATCGACCCCGACATTCTGATCCATCAGATCCCCGGTGGCATGATCTCCAACTTCCGCTCACAGCTCCAGATGCAAAAAACTCTGGATAAACTTCCCGAGGTGCTTAATGAGGTCACTGAAGTAAGAAAAGATCTGGGCTATCCACCGTTGGTTACTCCAACAAGTCAGATCGTTGGCACTCAGGCTGTTATGAATGTTATCGCCGGTGAGCGTTATAAAATCGTGCCTAAAGAGGTAAGAGACTATGTGAAAGGCTTGTACGGGAAATCACCCGCTCCAATTAAAAAAGATATTATCAAGAAAATTCTTGGTGATGAAAAACCAATCACCTCCCGTCCCGCAGACGCACTTAAGCCGATGCTGCCCAGTGCTACTGATGGGGTTGAGGCTTCGTTTTTCGAAAATGAAGAGGATATCCTCTCTTATGTGCTGCTTCCTGAGCCAGCCAGTGAATATTTTAAATATCGCGCTCTTGCTCCTGATGAACGTCCCGAAACTCCTGCTGAACTGGAGATGAAAAAAGCATCTCAGAAACAGGAAATAGAGGATAGATGCATTGAGCGGGAGGAGAAAACTACCGCCCAGAAACCTTCTCAGTCACCTCAACTGTTAAACGATACCGAGGGAAGCTCAGACATCGAAAGTGTCGCAGCTGAAGTGAACAGCAAGATTGAAGGCTTAAAGATTGAAGAGATTGTTTTCAGAAAGGGCGAAGTCTCTCTTAGTGTAAGACCTGCCGGTGCTGTTTCATCGATACAACCCAGTGGTGCGCCTGCGCAGGAGCCAACAGCGGTTTCTGAGCCTAAAACTGCGCAACCAAAAGCCCAGGAAGAAAGTAAACAGGAGGAGAAAACGCCCCAGGCTAAGGATGAACCATATTCAAACACAATAAATGCTCCGCTCGTTGGTACTTTTTATCGTGCTCCGGGGCCGGGCAAACCTTCTTTTGTGAAAGAGGGGGATGTGGTAGAGAAAGGGGCCAAGGTTTGTATTGTAGAGGCTATGAAACTCTTCAATGAAATATATGCCCCGGTTAAATGTAAGATAGTTAAGGTTTTGGTTGATGATGGGCAGAATATTGATAAAGATCAGCCGATGATTGGAATCGAAGAGATTAAGTAG
- a CDS encoding Rrf2 family transcriptional regulator, whose protein sequence is MNFISAKTNYGLIAVMELVEGYGKNLVQIKDIVQRRGVPKNYLEQILNRLLKSGIVKSVRGNRGGYELNRNPDTLTLLDVIEALEGEIKLTNNIEMAALKGVFGKVETSVRNTLSITLSELWMQQKALDQQVLYHI, encoded by the coding sequence ATGAATTTTATTAGTGCAAAGACAAATTATGGTCTTATAGCTGTAATGGAACTGGTTGAGGGATACGGCAAAAACCTGGTTCAGATAAAGGATATTGTACAAAGAAGAGGTGTTCCTAAAAACTATCTGGAGCAGATTTTAAACCGATTACTTAAAAGTGGGATAGTGAAAAGTGTGAGAGGTAACAGGGGTGGGTATGAGCTTAACCGAAATCCCGACACCCTAACACTGCTTGATGTAATTGAGGCACTTGAGGGTGAGATAAAACTTACCAACAATATCGAAATGGCTGCTTTGAAAGGTGTTTTTGGAAAGGTTGAAACCTCGGTCAGAAATACTCTTTCTATTACTCTCAGTGAACTGTGGATGCAACAGAAGGCCTTGGATCAACAGGTTCTTTATCATATTTAA
- the cysK gene encoding cysteine synthase A — translation MNIAHDITELIGHTPLVKINTAINSESNLILAKLEQQNPSSSVKDRAALGMIKDAEEKRLIGPGSTIIEATSGNTGIALAFIAASRGYNTIVVMPDSMSAERKKILTAFGARLELTAAHEGMQGSIKRAEQLASEIPHSFIVGQFDNSANVAIHEATTAEEILNDTDGTIDIFIAGVGTGGTITGVGRHLKRKKPQIKVIGVEPSASGVLNGAKPAPHMIQGIGAGFIPSILDMEDIDEVIGVSDSDAFDWTRKVIRQEGIAAGISSGAALFAANEYIEKNQLENKTAVVLFPDSMERYLSIPMLFADS, via the coding sequence ATGAATATTGCTCATGATATTACTGAGTTGATAGGCCATACACCTTTAGTAAAAATCAATACTGCTATTAACAGCGAATCAAATCTGATACTGGCAAAACTGGAGCAGCAAAACCCCTCTTCATCGGTAAAAGACAGAGCTGCTTTGGGGATGATAAAGGATGCTGAAGAGAAGAGACTGATTGGGCCTGGTTCAACGATTATTGAGGCAACCAGTGGGAACACCGGTATTGCCCTGGCGTTTATTGCCGCATCAAGAGGGTATAATACAATTGTAGTAATGCCTGATAGTATGAGTGCAGAGCGAAAAAAAATCCTAACGGCGTTTGGTGCACGGCTTGAACTTACTGCAGCCCATGAGGGAATGCAGGGGTCCATAAAAAGAGCAGAACAGCTCGCCAGTGAAATACCACACTCCTTTATAGTAGGACAGTTTGATAACAGTGCAAATGTCGCTATCCATGAGGCAACAACCGCAGAGGAAATCCTAAACGATACAGATGGTACCATTGATATCTTTATTGCAGGTGTAGGTACTGGTGGCACAATCACAGGGGTAGGCCGTCATCTTAAAAGAAAAAAGCCCCAAATAAAGGTGATTGGGGTGGAACCATCTGCCTCCGGTGTTTTAAATGGCGCTAAACCTGCACCTCACATGATTCAGGGGATTGGCGCTGGTTTTATACCATCAATTCTGGATATGGAAGATATTGATGAAGTGATTGGAGTTTCCGATTCTGATGCATTTGATTGGACCAGAAAAGTTATTCGCCAGGAGGGAATCGCTGCGGGAATATCCAGTGGTGCCGCACTGTTTGCCGCTAATGAATATATTGAAAAAAATCAACTCGAAAATAAAACAGCAGTAGTGCTGTTTCCCGATAGCATGGAAAGGTATTTAAGTATACCAATGCTTTTTGCCGACTCTTAG